In a single window of the Melioribacteraceae bacterium genome:
- the nuoE gene encoding NADH-quinone oxidoreductase subunit NuoE has protein sequence MHNHIFQKYPPKDRSSLIALLQEVQEVYGYLPEEALKDISDHISIPLSSVYGVATFYNQFRLTPLGKNIIRVCRGTACHVKNSANILVALENELGITAGQTTRDKMFTLEIVACIGACSIAPVININEEYYGRLTTKEIPKILNKYKKEELAKSKQEQTVSAE, from the coding sequence ATGCACAATCATATTTTCCAAAAATATCCTCCAAAGGACAGAAGTAGTTTAATAGCACTTCTTCAGGAGGTACAAGAGGTTTATGGCTATTTACCGGAAGAAGCACTTAAAGATATTTCGGATCATATCTCTATTCCTCTAAGTTCCGTTTACGGTGTTGCAACATTTTATAATCAGTTCCGATTAACTCCTCTCGGTAAAAATATAATTCGAGTGTGCAGAGGAACAGCGTGCCATGTCAAAAATTCGGCTAATATTTTAGTCGCTCTTGAAAATGAACTTGGTATAACAGCCGGTCAAACTACGCGAGATAAAATGTTTACATTAGAAATAGTTGCATGTATTGGCGCATGTAGTATTGCCCCTGTGATTAATATTAATGAGGAATACTATGGTCGATTGACCACAAAAGAAATTCCTAAAATTCTAAACAAGTATAAGAAAGAAGAACTTGCTAAATCAAAACAAGAACAAACGGTGAGTGCAGAATGA
- the purE gene encoding 5-(carboxyamino)imidazole ribonucleotide mutase, protein MSENKVSILMGSDSDINVMKKASETLKEFNVGHEMRILSAHRVPEELKKYILKAEKKGTKVFIAGAGLAAHLPGVVASLTKLPVIGVPLASGSLNGLDSLLSIVQMPSGVPVATVAIDGAKNAAILAIQILSVGDKTLAAKMSNHKKKMKAEVMKKNKNLIQSY, encoded by the coding sequence ATGAGTGAAAATAAAGTGTCCATTTTAATGGGTAGTGATTCTGACATTAATGTAATGAAAAAAGCGTCAGAAACTTTGAAAGAGTTTAATGTCGGTCATGAAATGAGGATTTTATCTGCGCACAGAGTGCCGGAAGAATTAAAAAAATATATTTTAAAGGCAGAAAAAAAAGGTACAAAAGTATTTATAGCAGGAGCTGGATTAGCAGCTCATTTACCTGGAGTTGTTGCATCACTAACCAAATTACCGGTTATTGGTGTTCCTCTTGCGAGCGGCTCATTAAATGGATTGGATTCACTGCTATCTATTGTTCAGATGCCGAGTGGTGTTCCGGTTGCAACTGTAGCTATTGACGGAGCTAAGAATGCGGCAATTTTAGCGATACAGATTTTATCGGTTGGAGATAAAACACTTGCTGCAAAAATGAGCAATCATAAGAAAAAAATGAAAGCAGAAGTAATGAAGAAAAATAAGAATTTAATACAAAGTTATTAA
- a CDS encoding cation transporter, whose protein sequence is MTDFKQNNLIKFKAAKLSLIVGLGMFTAKIAAYFITGSSAIFSDAAESVVHVAATLMALYSIYLSSKPADESHLYGHGNVEYFSAGVEGFLIILAAITIIYYAVEDLVKGVSTKSLDIGVIIIAIAGVLNLFLGFYLVNKGKQTNSLTLVADGKHVLTDSYTSIGVVIGLLLVLFTGILEIDPIIAIAVALNILFTGFKLMRESIGGLMHETDKETLNTLVKLLNNIRKNYWIDIHHLRFMKSGDRLFVDFHIILPFYFSIKESHLEEQFIEDKLNELFLNSSVRIHNDYCKDHLCKFCKYEECNSRKENFQINIDWNIEKLISDPLNEYSNVEEYKTNKGKA, encoded by the coding sequence ATGACCGATTTCAAACAGAACAACCTTATAAAATTTAAAGCTGCCAAACTTTCACTTATTGTTGGACTTGGAATGTTCACGGCAAAAATCGCTGCATATTTTATAACTGGGTCAAGTGCAATTTTTTCTGATGCGGCTGAAAGTGTTGTTCATGTTGCGGCAACTCTTATGGCTTTATACAGTATTTATCTTTCTTCCAAACCGGCGGATGAATCTCATTTATATGGTCATGGAAATGTTGAATACTTCTCTGCCGGTGTTGAAGGATTCCTCATTATTCTTGCCGCGATTACAATTATATATTATGCTGTTGAAGATTTGGTGAAAGGTGTTTCTACCAAGAGTCTTGATATAGGAGTTATCATTATCGCTATAGCCGGAGTATTAAATTTGTTCCTTGGTTTTTACTTAGTTAATAAAGGTAAACAAACTAATTCCTTAACTTTGGTAGCCGATGGGAAACATGTGCTTACTGACTCCTACACAAGTATAGGAGTAGTAATTGGTCTTCTTCTGGTTTTATTTACAGGTATTTTGGAAATTGATCCCATAATCGCAATCGCAGTTGCACTCAATATTTTATTTACAGGATTTAAATTGATGCGTGAATCAATCGGCGGTTTAATGCATGAGACAGATAAAGAAACTTTGAACACGCTTGTAAAATTATTAAACAATATTAGGAAGAATTACTGGATTGATATTCACCACCTGCGGTTTATGAAGAGCGGCGACAGACTGTTCGTAGATTTTCACATTATTCTCCCCTTCTATTTTTCGATTAAAGAATCACATCTTGAAGAACAATTTATTGAAGATAAACTCAATGAGCTTTTTCTAAACAGCTCAGTTAGAATCCATAATGATTATTGTAAAGATCATCTTTGTAAATTTTGCAAATATGAAGAGTGCAATTCTCGAAAAGAAAATTTTCAGATAAATATTGATTGGAATATTGAGAAACTGATCAGCGATCCACTAAATGAGTATTCCAATGTTGAGGAATACAAGACAAATAAAGGTAAGGCGTAA
- a CDS encoding BMC domain-containing protein, with protein MNSLGLIEMTSIAAGMQAADIMLKTSNVELILSRTICSGKYMVLIGGDVAEVQSAVDRAVNQTEFAVIDTFVIPNVHDDIFPALSGHSNVEMLESLGILESFSVASLIEGADAAVKSSNVKIIEIRLAMALGGKAFCTLTGEVAAVTSAIDSGAKVISDRGLLVNKVVIANPRKELLSEMI; from the coding sequence ATGAATTCACTTGGATTAATAGAAATGACAAGTATTGCCGCCGGTATGCAGGCAGCAGATATTATGCTAAAGACATCTAATGTAGAGTTGATACTTTCGAGAACTATATGTTCAGGAAAATATATGGTTTTAATTGGAGGGGATGTTGCAGAAGTACAATCTGCTGTTGATCGAGCAGTGAATCAAACAGAATTTGCGGTAATAGATACATTTGTGATCCCCAATGTTCATGACGATATATTTCCAGCCCTTTCCGGTCATTCAAATGTTGAAATGTTGGAATCACTCGGCATTCTGGAATCATTTAGTGTTGCCTCGCTGATAGAGGGCGCAGATGCCGCTGTGAAATCATCAAATGTAAAAATTATTGAAATAAGGTTGGCGATGGCGCTAGGTGGAAAAGCTTTTTGCACACTTACAGGTGAAGTTGCCGCAGTTACAAGTGCTATTGATTCTGGCGCAAAAGTAATTTCAGATAGAGGATTATTAGTTAATAAAGTTGTCATAGCCAACCCAAGAAAGGAATTACTTAGTGAAATGATTTAA
- a CDS encoding AAA family ATPase: MYQEDLNQLQKEVFEHLFNGRFRLALSRAEKIYSFRPDDSEAVISYAWALLENGNPAKALEFANIAVELKGDSDKARFYRGYILYRMSIYEGAIADFQQSIVKQRESLAWSFYIQAHAFAGQLKLDEAQKSLDLALIMNDQKNKDWHNLKKWLEKAHQYFIEQKELSSSGIDILFNEAKDSLKEKEYWFALLSARNILKNVKDDEAELLELEAMVNLFQIKPAQKKIKEMQNKFKKNEKFNHLVNYVNNLLKLEEKERTKVTTRNTFATKSFDDFNPLNSEFLYRSDSIFYPNNYANIYSIKLYELNSPNSTDRVYLKQLPISYKKFGIEIIFNNPFFKETDKLYAMTFVLYHNDFEIFKLPFQMNTQKEWDSVIFTQTIDTLKTKKWDEGQAKLELYINNFKVGERYFGVSQNVLFEYEDNQSEPSAKTSKKEEKINNFSHLKKSGEKNKSDEKEVIPNQRNVKPLGELIEELNRFTGLSGIKEAIKTFISYLEFIQERKRLGLKSEENISINAIFLGNPGTGKTTIARLLGDIFFAMGILPSGHVIEVDRSGFVGQYIGETAQKAEKVIGDAIGGVLFIDEAYTLVKKGGSQDFGQEAIDVLLKRMEDRKGEFVVIVAGYTDEMNSFLNSNPGLRSRFSHTFVFDDYSPDELLQIFKDLLTKEDYKITQDAEELLKKEFYSLYRSRDKSFGNARLVRKIFNDCKINLSKIISTTGESLITKENIATITLQVIEKTLQKNSKKEVQIPINEEALSEALIELDGLVGLTSLKKEVYDLIKLARFLKEEKQDLKKVFSEHILFLGNPGTGKTTVARIFGKIYSALGILPKGHLIEADRQSLVAGYVGQTAEKTTSIIEKSIGGMLFIDEAYTLVKSGDSGNDFGKEAIDILLKRMEDDRGKFNVIAAGYTDEMKAFVASNPGMQSRFSKSFHFEDYSPSELMEIVNRTLSKEKKKLHISAEERLLQHFEKMYNNRDKKFGNARLVRNIIESVKQKMLLRIAEIPQDKRNDEITSIILENDINEVLNRDEEAKSFTIKGDPLKLQNHIDELNQYVGQSEVKNEIFRLINYARFVQLKKEQGIKSIDRNFNLLCIGNQATGKKSIIRICGQIFKEIGILSKGHVVEVDRTDLVASYPGQTTTNTEKIIQQAHGGILYLKEAHNLVLSKDDLGQEAIQVILNTASDFSKKMIFVLSDTAPNLKNIILKFPKIEKMFPHKFIFKDYTAYELLAIAYNMAYKNGYTLDEGAQQEMLDLFVKIIELNKSQNAYTAKNLLFSSISSQEERILNIFEMEDVDLTTITLDDVQKNIL, from the coding sequence ATGTATCAAGAAGACTTAAATCAATTACAAAAAGAAGTTTTTGAGCACCTATTCAATGGAAGATTTAGACTTGCACTTAGCCGTGCGGAGAAGATCTATTCCTTTCGGCCGGATGATTCGGAAGCAGTAATTAGTTATGCTTGGGCTCTTCTCGAAAATGGAAATCCGGCAAAAGCACTAGAATTTGCAAACATTGCAGTAGAACTTAAAGGTGATTCTGATAAAGCCCGATTTTACCGGGGATACATTCTTTACAGAATGAGTATTTACGAGGGCGCTATTGCCGATTTCCAACAATCAATAGTAAAACAGAGAGAGAGCTTAGCATGGTCATTCTATATCCAGGCACATGCATTTGCCGGACAATTAAAACTGGATGAGGCGCAAAAATCCCTTGATCTGGCTTTAATTATGAATGATCAAAAAAATAAGGATTGGCACAACCTTAAAAAGTGGTTAGAAAAAGCACATCAATATTTTATCGAACAGAAGGAACTCAGCTCCTCCGGAATTGATATTCTTTTTAATGAGGCTAAAGATTCTCTCAAAGAAAAAGAATACTGGTTTGCGCTGCTGAGTGCCAGAAATATCTTGAAAAATGTTAAAGATGATGAAGCTGAACTTTTAGAACTTGAGGCTATGGTTAACCTTTTCCAAATTAAACCAGCTCAAAAAAAAATTAAGGAGATGCAAAACAAGTTCAAAAAAAATGAAAAATTTAACCACCTTGTGAATTATGTAAATAATTTGTTAAAACTTGAGGAAAAAGAAAGAACTAAAGTTACTACCAGAAATACTTTTGCCACTAAATCATTTGACGATTTTAATCCTTTGAATAGTGAATTCCTCTACCGTAGCGATTCAATTTTTTATCCTAATAACTATGCTAATATTTATTCTATAAAATTGTATGAGCTGAACTCCCCCAACAGTACCGACAGGGTTTATCTCAAACAATTACCGATTAGTTACAAGAAATTTGGTATCGAAATAATTTTCAACAATCCTTTCTTTAAAGAAACAGATAAGCTATATGCTATGACATTTGTTCTTTACCATAATGATTTTGAGATATTTAAACTTCCATTTCAAATGAATACACAAAAAGAATGGGATTCGGTTATTTTTACTCAAACTATAGATACTCTAAAAACTAAGAAGTGGGATGAAGGACAAGCAAAACTTGAACTTTATATCAATAACTTTAAAGTTGGTGAAAGATATTTTGGAGTATCCCAAAATGTACTTTTCGAATATGAAGACAATCAATCTGAACCGTCTGCTAAAACATCAAAGAAAGAAGAGAAAATCAATAATTTTTCTCACCTAAAAAAATCGGGCGAAAAGAATAAATCTGATGAAAAAGAAGTAATTCCCAACCAGAGAAATGTTAAACCACTTGGTGAATTAATTGAAGAACTAAATAGATTTACTGGTCTTTCCGGTATTAAAGAGGCTATAAAAACATTTATTTCCTACCTTGAATTTATCCAGGAAAGAAAAAGATTAGGATTGAAATCGGAAGAGAATATTTCTATAAACGCTATATTTCTGGGAAACCCGGGAACTGGTAAAACAACGATAGCGAGATTATTGGGAGATATATTTTTCGCTATGGGCATTCTACCCAGCGGGCATGTTATTGAAGTTGACCGCTCCGGATTTGTTGGACAATATATTGGAGAAACCGCTCAAAAGGCTGAGAAAGTTATTGGTGATGCAATTGGTGGGGTACTTTTTATAGATGAAGCTTACACATTGGTTAAAAAAGGAGGTTCGCAAGATTTTGGGCAAGAAGCTATCGATGTACTTCTTAAAAGAATGGAGGATAGAAAGGGAGAATTTGTAGTTATTGTTGCCGGTTACACCGATGAAATGAATTCTTTCCTTAATTCTAATCCGGGATTGAGATCACGGTTTTCGCATACCTTTGTCTTTGATGATTACTCACCTGATGAACTATTGCAAATCTTCAAGGACTTACTTACCAAAGAAGATTACAAGATAACTCAGGACGCAGAAGAACTTCTAAAAAAAGAATTCTATTCCCTTTACCGTTCAAGAGATAAAAGTTTTGGGAATGCAAGGTTGGTAAGGAAAATATTTAATGATTGTAAAATCAATCTTAGTAAAATAATAAGTACTACCGGCGAGAGTTTAATAACAAAGGAAAATATTGCTACCATAACACTCCAAGTAATAGAAAAAACGCTTCAAAAAAATTCAAAAAAAGAAGTACAAATTCCCATAAACGAAGAGGCACTTTCCGAAGCCTTAATTGAACTTGATGGATTGGTTGGTTTAACTTCTCTTAAAAAAGAGGTTTATGATTTGATTAAACTTGCCCGTTTCTTGAAAGAAGAAAAACAAGATTTAAAGAAAGTCTTTAGCGAACACATTCTCTTTCTCGGAAATCCAGGGACAGGAAAAACAACGGTAGCAAGAATTTTTGGCAAGATTTATTCGGCACTAGGCATATTGCCAAAAGGTCACTTAATTGAAGCAGACCGCCAGTCACTGGTTGCCGGTTATGTTGGTCAGACGGCTGAAAAAACTACATCAATTATTGAAAAATCGATTGGTGGAATGTTATTCATAGATGAGGCTTATACACTCGTCAAATCAGGGGATTCAGGCAATGATTTTGGAAAAGAAGCAATTGATATTTTATTAAAACGAATGGAAGATGATAGGGGTAAATTTAATGTTATTGCTGCCGGTTACACAGATGAAATGAAAGCATTTGTTGCCAGTAATCCGGGGATGCAATCTCGGTTCAGTAAATCTTTCCATTTTGAAGATTACTCCCCTTCCGAATTAATGGAAATTGTAAACCGTACGCTAAGTAAAGAGAAAAAGAAACTGCACATATCCGCTGAGGAGCGTTTATTGCAGCATTTCGAAAAGATGTATAATAATAGAGATAAGAAATTTGGAAACGCCCGATTAGTTAGAAATATTATTGAATCTGTTAAACAAAAAATGTTATTACGGATTGCGGAGATTCCTCAAGATAAACGGAATGATGAAATTACTTCTATAATATTAGAAAACGATATTAATGAAGTACTTAATAGAGATGAAGAAGCTAAGAGTTTTACCATTAAAGGTGATCCGCTTAAACTTCAAAATCATATAGATGAATTAAATCAGTACGTTGGGCAATCAGAGGTTAAGAATGAAATATTCCGGTTAATTAATTATGCTAGATTTGTTCAATTGAAAAAAGAGCAAGGTATTAAATCTATTGATCGAAATTTTAACCTATTGTGTATTGGAAATCAGGCAACCGGTAAAAAATCAATAATAAGAATCTGTGGACAAATATTTAAGGAAATCGGGATTTTGTCCAAAGGTCATGTTGTTGAAGTTGATAGAACCGATTTAGTAGCCAGTTACCCAGGTCAAACAACAACGAATACAGAAAAAATTATTCAACAGGCTCATGGAGGTATATTATACTTAAAGGAAGCACATAATCTAGTACTTTCAAAAGATGACCTTGGACAGGAAGCAATTCAGGTAATATTGAATACTGCTTCAGACTTCTCTAAAAAAATGATTTTTGTTTTATCTGATACCGCACCTAATCTCAAAAACATTATTCTGAAATTTCCAAAAATCGAGAAAATGTTTCCCCACAAATTTATCTTTAAAGATTATACTGCATATGAATTACTAGCAATTGCATACAATATGGCATATAAAAACGGATATACCTTAGATGAAGGGGCACAACAGGAAATGCTTGATCTGTTTGTAAAAATTATTGAACTGAATAAATCGCAAAACGCATACACTGCAAAAAACTTATTGTTCTCATCAATAAGCTCTCAAGAAGAAAGGATTCTAAATATATTCGAAATGGAAGATGTAGATCTAACTACTATTACACTAGACGATGTTCAGAAAAATATTTTGTAA
- a CDS encoding ABC transporter ATP-binding protein, which yields MLKLVELTKTFGNFTAVDKINLEIKTGELFGFLGPNGAGKTTTIKMIVGLLKPISGSIIIGDIDAWANPITAKESFGYIPDQPFIYEKLTGKEFLYFSAGLYNLSKSETKLKVDEICEQLKIGEWINKRTEEYSQGMKQRIVIASAFLHNPKLIIVDEPMVGLDPQSAYLVKKLFSEKVKGGASIFMSTHSLNVVEEICTHVGIIRKGKLLFNNNITSLNDLKNHQDQNLESLIIELTEEE from the coding sequence ATGCTCAAACTGGTTGAATTGACAAAGACATTTGGGAATTTTACCGCTGTTGATAAAATAAATCTTGAGATTAAAACTGGAGAGCTTTTTGGGTTTTTAGGTCCAAATGGGGCTGGCAAAACTACAACCATAAAAATGATTGTTGGTTTGTTAAAACCAATTTCTGGTTCAATAATTATTGGTGATATTGATGCATGGGCAAATCCCATTACTGCTAAAGAGAGTTTCGGTTATATTCCCGATCAACCATTTATTTATGAGAAACTAACGGGAAAGGAATTTCTCTATTTTAGTGCTGGATTATATAATCTTTCGAAATCAGAAACAAAACTCAAAGTAGATGAAATTTGTGAACAGCTTAAAATTGGAGAATGGATTAATAAAAGGACTGAGGAATATTCACAAGGAATGAAGCAAAGAATAGTGATTGCTTCAGCTTTCTTGCACAATCCCAAATTAATAATTGTTGATGAACCTATGGTTGGGTTAGATCCTCAATCGGCATATCTTGTTAAAAAGCTCTTCTCCGAAAAAGTGAAAGGTGGCGCCTCAATTTTTATGTCAACACATAGTTTAAATGTTGTTGAAGAAATATGCACTCATGTAGGTATAATCAGAAAAGGTAAACTCCTATTTAATAACAACATTACCTCACTAAATGATTTGAAGAATCATCAAGATCAGAATCTTGAATCTTTGATCATCGAATTGACTGAAGAAGAATGA
- a CDS encoding DUF2807 domain-containing protein: MKPKIFIYLLLSAIVVTACGVWGVRGNGRIKEESRSVKSFDEIDVSGAFSVKIYVGESSSLKISGEENLMKYITTKVSGSTLKIDTKKNLSPRKEILIEITTPNLERIHAGGANNIYAENINADLFYVDLSGAGNIEIEGVSRRLRAEISGAGNIDAKNLKADEVRIAVSGAASANVYAKSSLEAAVSGVGSIDYYGNPQDVKTNVSGVGSISRK, translated from the coding sequence ATGAAACCAAAAATATTTATTTATCTATTATTATCAGCTATCGTTGTAACAGCATGCGGTGTTTGGGGAGTGCGGGGTAATGGCAGAATAAAAGAAGAGAGCAGGTCGGTCAAATCATTCGACGAAATTGATGTATCGGGCGCTTTCTCAGTTAAAATATATGTTGGAGAATCCAGCTCATTAAAGATTTCCGGAGAAGAAAATTTAATGAAGTATATAACAACAAAGGTCAGCGGATCAACTTTAAAGATTGATACAAAGAAAAATCTCTCACCTAGAAAAGAAATATTAATTGAGATAACTACCCCTAACCTCGAAAGAATTCATGCCGGAGGTGCAAATAATATATATGCCGAGAACATAAATGCGGATCTTTTTTATGTGGATCTGAGCGGTGCTGGAAATATCGAAATTGAGGGAGTTTCAAGAAGATTACGTGCAGAGATCAGCGGTGCAGGGAATATAGATGCAAAAAATCTAAAAGCAGATGAAGTAAGAATTGCCGTTAGTGGAGCAGCAAGTGCGAATGTATATGCTAAATCGTCGCTGGAAGCAGCAGTTTCGGGAGTTGGTTCTATAGATTATTATGGGAACCCTCAGGATGTAAAAACTAACGTCTCCGGTGTCGGATCCATCTCAAGAAAATAG
- a CDS encoding 4Fe-4S dicluster domain-containing protein → MQIPEKIKNAGVVGAGGAGFPTHIKAQSKVEFVLANGAECEPLIHKDYELMVNFPDQIVNGVETLIEQTGAKKSYFGIKEKNIKAIDKIDNSISNKKIELCLLGDFYPSGDEYELVYAATKRLIPPHGLPLDVGCVVNNVETFYNISNAKEGIPVTKKFVSVAGAVKKPSSFFVPIGTSFNDLLQIAGSSILEEYAIFVSGILMGKLTFNLNDVVTKTTAGIIILPKNHYLVQRMERPISDMNRIGKSACDQCSYCTEFCPRYLLGYDVQPHKVMRSLGFSATGEAVWNQYADLCCSCGLCSLYACPEDLYPREACDQGKNYLKSNGMRHNQQKELKVHPIKEGRRVPLKQLMKRMNILELDAPTPFMEYSNKIESVKIKLKQHTGFPSKPTISIGSRISEGDLIADIYENKLGAKIHASIAGTVKEINDDYILIEG, encoded by the coding sequence ATGCAGATACCCGAAAAAATTAAAAATGCCGGTGTTGTTGGAGCAGGTGGAGCAGGATTTCCTACTCACATTAAAGCGCAATCCAAAGTTGAATTTGTATTGGCTAATGGCGCAGAATGCGAACCATTAATTCATAAAGATTATGAACTAATGGTTAATTTCCCAGATCAAATTGTAAATGGAGTTGAAACTTTAATAGAACAAACGGGCGCAAAAAAGTCATATTTTGGTATCAAAGAAAAAAATATAAAAGCTATAGATAAAATTGATAATTCTATAAGTAACAAGAAGATAGAGTTATGTCTGTTAGGTGATTTTTATCCCAGCGGTGATGAATATGAATTGGTCTATGCTGCTACTAAAAGATTGATCCCTCCACACGGATTGCCGCTCGATGTTGGTTGTGTCGTGAATAATGTTGAGACATTCTACAATATTTCCAATGCTAAAGAAGGAATACCTGTAACCAAAAAGTTTGTATCGGTAGCGGGAGCAGTAAAAAAGCCATCATCTTTTTTTGTGCCTATTGGTACCAGTTTCAATGATTTACTACAGATTGCAGGCAGTTCAATTCTAGAAGAATATGCGATTTTTGTTAGTGGCATATTAATGGGAAAGCTTACATTTAATCTAAATGATGTTGTTACTAAAACCACAGCTGGAATAATTATCCTTCCAAAAAATCATTACCTCGTTCAAAGAATGGAAAGACCAATTTCAGATATGAATAGAATTGGAAAATCGGCTTGCGATCAATGTAGTTATTGCACCGAATTTTGTCCCCGTTATCTGCTAGGTTATGATGTGCAACCCCATAAAGTTATGAGATCGCTTGGTTTTTCAGCTACTGGTGAAGCAGTCTGGAATCAATACGCTGATTTGTGTTGCTCGTGCGGATTATGTTCGCTATACGCATGTCCAGAAGATTTATATCCCCGTGAAGCTTGCGATCAAGGTAAAAATTATTTGAAGTCCAACGGAATGCGGCATAATCAACAAAAAGAGCTAAAAGTGCATCCAATAAAGGAAGGAAGAAGAGTCCCTCTTAAACAATTAATGAAACGAATGAACATTTTAGAGCTTGACGCGCCTACTCCATTTATGGAGTACTCAAATAAAATAGAAAGTGTTAAAATAAAATTGAAACAACACACCGGGTTTCCTTCAAAACCTACGATTAGTATTGGCTCGAGAATAAGTGAAGGGGATTTAATTGCTGATATTTATGAAAATAAATTGGGCGCAAAAATTCACGCTTCAATTGCCGGTACAGTTAAAGAAATTAATGATGATTACATTTTAATTGAAGGGTAA